The sequence ATTTTCCTTTCACTTTCAGATTAGACATGCATTTACTGACTTGTTGATCAGTCGAAACCTTTTTTCCGTTTAGCGCATGAATGATTGTTTGGTTTTTATTCGTAGTGCAGGTCGGTGAAGACAGTCACTTATGAGTCTTTGAACAATATCGTGGGGCTGATAAATGGATTGTCAGCTCTTCTATTGACCATTTTGCCGGGGAAGGCTAATATTCTTGAAGGTATTCATGGCTGGGAGCTTAGACCAACTTTTCGTGGACCTCGGCTCCCACGATGGATGGAAAAGTAAGTTCAAATTTTCAAGATTAGATTTTCTTAGCAGCTGTACAAGTTGATCACAGTGAGATTCTCAAAAGGGTGGAAAATATACAAACTTGCATTGCGAGCAGTAATGTTGCTTTGTAATTGGACTTCATGTTTTAGTCTGATGGCATTTCTCCTGCATCGTAAAACTTACGTTTTGGACTACTCTTTGTTGTTGAGAGAGTGACAGGAAATAAATtctgcttttctttttgttattttcaaattataatgTTTATGAAGGTTCTTTGTTGTCGAGTAGCCCTTCCAGTTATGTTGGTTTGCAATTTATGTTACATTTCTGATTTGACATTTCCACTTTTCCTTGGTGGTGGTAGTGGCGTGTCCTCTTTCAACCAATTCATTCATGAGCTTTCCGTGGATTCTGATACTTCAAGTCTTGATTACTCGTCTGGAGGAGATGATCTCGATGAAATATATCCCGCTTCACCATCTTCTCAAAGTTCTCGTGCCTCTTTTGCAAAGCGTAATATACGTTGCACCGGATGGATTGGTTGCTTATTTTTGTGGGTTCTGTATCCTATAAAGTTTCTGCTTGGGTTACCGATTCGTGTTTGCCAATTATTTTATAGTGGGTTGTCAAAGGGCAATTCTGTTTCAGAGAATGACCGGCCTTCAAGTCTAGGCCATATTAAGAGATTGCATACCCTTAAGGATCATGTTGTTCACCGCACCACTGACAGGAGACGTGGTGTCGTTGAGGTACTTTCCAGATTTCCTTTATATACCAGTCTAGGAAGTTGTGTTTTGCGTTAGCCAATCAACTATCTTCGTTCATATGGATAATTTAGTATGATGTTTCATGCTAATGTTTTGTTCTTCAGGATCTTCATTTAGCAATCGAGATAATCATAGAAACTATATTTGATGTGGTTCACAAGGCAGCACATTTTGTTCTTTCTCCATTAGAAGCTTTAAGAATACTCTGTAGATGGCTATTATCCCACAACAATCGGGGTACAGATATGCTTGATGATGGTCCATATGCCTCTGTTACCACAGCTACACTAGGAGAGGATGATCCAGTTGTTACAGAGACGAAAACTTCTTTGCGTCACTCCATGAATACAGATGGGCGGACGTGCCAGGATGTTATAACAGAGCTAGGGTGAGGCAGTGCTACTTTAACTTTCTTCAATTTGTGTTCTTTATGAAACGCTGCATAACTTCTACAAGATTTAACGTCTTTACATGCATTAGGTATCCATATGAAGCTATAAATGTGATCACTTCTGATGGATATGTTCTTCTTTTGGAAAGAATACCTAGGTAagtgttgatttattttcttctcagtTGTATTAAGTTTTTATGCATGTTTTGCTCAATGTTTGAAGTGTGATTTTGCAGGCGTGATGCTCGGAAGGCCGTTTATTTGCAGCATGGAGTTTTGGATTCGTCCATGGGGTGAGTCTTTCATCTATTCTTTGTTGGTTTATATGAATGAGGACGGTTTGAATAGGGAGATCCACTTTTTATAGTGATCTACCGGGGGAGTGGGATGACTTGTATTCCCTTCATTTTACATTTCCTTTCTTAACTGTTTACCAAGGAAAAAGTTTATGCACCCTTGTGCGTAACTTGCATTGATGCAGTTTTCGTTAGTGTATCTAAGACATTGTTGTCACAGTATAGGTGACTAGTCAGGTGTCATAACAGTGCACTTTCATAAGTCGGAACATTTAGTAGGTAGTTACGTAAGTTTATATCCAGTATCACACTAAATTTTTTCCATCATCTTGAATGAAGGTCTTCGATCTTTAAGAATGTTAATTCTCCTATATCCAGTATTTATTTTGATTACAAATCTTAGTTGCCTAAGCCTTGTATCCGTATGATTCTCGTTGTCGTGCCAATATTGTGTAATGTGGGATGTGCACTGGGCATGATTTATCCTTGAAATCTTAAACTCTGTGCCTACGATTGTGTATACTTCTGCATAAATTTGGATATTTAGTACTAAGTAAGGAGGGCAAGGTAAGGTATGTAGTGTCAGCTTTTGGGATTTCAATTTTAGGGTTGCTTCATGGCCAATCCATCTCTTTTTGCCTCTTCCTTGCCCATCTAACTTCAGTTTTTTCGAACAATTATGAGTAGTTGCAGTTTTTCATTCCATATACATCAAAATTGCTGACAATTCTTTTTCGCCTCGTCCTAAACTGGTTCAATCCTTTTAGGTTCTTGCAAATGAATTAATTTTTGGTTGCGTGAAGCATTTGAAGATGTTCGGTTTTGGCTGCTATTCCTGTTCCTTTCTATCATCTATCTCTCCTAACTTTTCCAGTATACACGTCGTCCTTGTGACAAAAGGTTGATGGGATGGGTGGGTTGATTGTTTCAGCCAGTCTTTCAGCTAacacattatttatatattcagCTGCTAATGTAGATTTTGGTTAATCTGTTTCTTTTGAAGTTATTTTATACCATGTTGTCTGGTTATGTTTTGAGCACTTAAGGTAGCTTGGAGCATGTAATGGGACCTACAAACTTCATCCTAGATTTCCTTTGACATCATGGTCAACCCCCCTCCccccctttttctctctccctccctctgtTCCTTTTTTCCCAGTAGCTATCCTTGGTTAAaccatttctttttatttgcttACATAGAgattacattattttcttctCACGTATCACTTTGTTTTCCAGTTGGGTTTCTAATGGGGTGGTTGGTTCTCCAGCATTTGCAGCCTACGATCAAGGTTTGTAACATTTGTGCAGCTCTGTTAGATGCTACTAGCAAAGTTAAatcatagacgagtttttttttcccctcctctTACTTTGCAGGGTATGATGTTTTTCTTGGGAATTTCCGTGGCTTGGTGTCTAGGGAGCATGTTGtcaaaaatatttcatcaaaACAGTAAGTAGACATGATCTCCAATATTCATGTCAGAAAGGAAATGAGTGATTTTTATCACAAATAATTCAATTTCCCAGATTTGTTATGTGTATGCTTTATGTACTGATCAACTGAATGCATCAATCTGATGCAGGTATTGGCGATACTCGATCAATGAGCATGGGATGGAGGATATCCCAGCAATGATAGAGAAGATACACCAAGTCAAAACTTCTGAGCTGAAAATTAGCGAGCCTGGTCTGGAGGTAGAAGTTGGTGACAGTCAGGCTTACAAATTGTGTGCAATATGTCATAGCTTGGCAGGAGCTGCTATGCTGATGTATGTCATAACGCGCCGGATTGAAGAAAAGCCCCACAGGCTCTCAAGATTGATTTTATTATCTCCAGCTGGCTTCCATGAAGATTCCGGAATAGCTTTTACGGTAGTTGAGTATTTGCTTCTTTTCTTGGCTCCTATTCTTTCTCCGTTTGTGCCAGGCTTCTACATTCCGACTAGATTCTTCCGTATGCTTCTGAACAAGTTGGCTCGGGACTTCCATAACTACCCTGCGGTTGGTGGACTTGTTCAAACTCTAATGGGTTACGTTGTCGGCGGGGACAGTTCAAATTGGGTAGGGGTGTTGGGTTTACCGCACTATAACATGAACGATATGCCAGGAGTTTCATTCCGAGTGGCTGAACACCTTGCACAGATAAAGCACACTCGCAAATTCAGAATGTACGACTACGGGAGTGAAGCTGCAAACATGGAGGCTTATGGATCACCAGAGCCATTGGACTTAGGTGAGAATTACAGTCTCATTGATGTGCCAGTTGATTTGGTGGCGGGACGAAGGGACAGGATAATCCGACCCTCCATGGTAAGGAAGCACTATAAGTTGATGAAGGAAGCAGGTGTGGATGTATCGTTCAGGGAGTTTGAGTATGCCCACTTGGACTTCACTTTCTCCCATAGTGAAGAACTCTTGGCCTATGTGATGTCGCGCTTGCTGCTCGTGGATCCTACCGGGAAGCAGCAAGGTAGTCAGAAGCCGGTGAAGTCGAGAAAAAAGGACAATTAATACTTTTAATGGATGAGAAGGTACACACACATCATGGACTTTCCATATTTTTTTTGGGCTAAAGAACTTAGGTGTGCTGTGTTTCCAGTGGTGGTTTGTACATAAATGTATTTGTCAGTCCAGTGTAATTAGATGGGGACAATATTTTTGTGTCCCCATTAACCTTGCATTCCCTGTTTGGGTTCTGTAGCCTTATGTAAAATACTTAGGTTGATaagttttccttttccttttcttactCTCCTTCATCACTTTCTGTTTGTTTCATGAGATTTTCCTGTTTTGTTGAACGGTTAATgatcgatcgatcggtttttggttaaaaaaatttacatattttaacAAAGCCATTTTGATTTCCTCTCTCCCCCCAATACTTGGAACTTTTATGTTCTCTGAATCACAAAGAAAATGACAATTCAACCTTACCTTCAGTATTAAGTTGGCTTTTATGATGTTACTGCAATCCCATGAGAGTGGAAGTGGCAAAGTAAATGAATGATCTGCTTGTGATAGGTTTCACTTCACATGGTCATTATCATTATATAATTTCTTAAGACTGAATGTTAATGATAGTTTTTCAAGTGCAGTGACTACTTACTGGGCATTAATCAACAAGCTACTAACATGAAACTGAATGTTAGCTGTGAACGAAAACATAAAAAGAATGTAGAGGTTTACTTGATACCTAAATAGCACACAAGAGATGGCTGGATACCACTGTCTTGGGGGTAGGAGTCGGCGCTCTACGATTTGCAGGTTCCAGAGAATCATCTGTTTGTCCATGTTAGTAAGGCTACATTGAACTTTTAAGTTAAGGGCACTTTCGTTGTATGTAGGAAGACCCATGTTCTTCATACCTGTAAAAATTGCCGACAAATTAAAATGTACAGAAGAACAGATCTAATGTATAGAATTTGATAGTCGACACACAGTCGGTTTTATAACCTTAAATCTCAGATGGAGAACTAGACAATAGAATTAcaataagaataagaaaaaaattcttGATGATAGGAAAGGGCTAACGAAAGATGTATGTCTATCTAAGACCAACTTACTCTGATTTGGAAAACCACATTTGCTGAAATGAACCAAGGGATGCCAAGATACTCCCTCCAATCCAAACACTGCACAAAAAATAGCCACCAATTTGCATTAGATCTGATGGACTTCCATAGCACAATTACTAAATCCAAACAAATTTTTCCAGAGAAACTTAAGGGAATAACTAGCATAGGAAATGGCTTCTCAAGTCACTATGTTACAGCAAATAAATGACTACTTCCTATCCAGTTAAAATGCTTTTGGGATCACAACCGCCCTAGATAATGCTTACTCTACAAATAATTGCAAAATTCatctaatattaaaaaaaattctgaggTTAGAAAACTGTAGTCAAATCTGAGAGAGAGACATTAAACCATAGCTAAAGGTTTCTGTAATATCAGTGAAATATTCTCAGTAAGCGATTTAATTCTGTAATGAACATTTTCGATTAAAGATGAATTCACATGCTGCATCTAAATATGCTAAAGATGGTTCATACGTCGAATCATAGTCCAAGGAAAACATGGTAAtgttttaaaatcccaactcgTGATCAATATATTTTCTTAAGCAATGAAAACATATATTATAGAACAAGAATGCAAGTGTTTGCCTTCTATATAGaagtcgagagagagagagagagagagacatccAACCTAAATCTCCGTTCCGTTGAGTTACCACTTGCCAATACTTTAACCCTGGCAGCTTGAGGGGACTCCTGCAAATGGATAGTCATGCAACAGAACTAGAATTCATATACACTATCCTTTTATAGAATCAATATCAttgattacaaaaaaaaaagggggattCATATGGATTCCACTGGCATGCATAGCCAGTGAGAATAGTTGCCACTTAAATGATTCATATAAACTCTGAGCTCTTTATGATATTGCTGTCAACCATCAACAAGAGAGAGCTCTATGACAGTAAcaaattttttctttctccagATGGTAAGCTATCATAAgggaacatgtggcccagtgataAAGTTTCAAAgatgcaacttagaggtcacatgttcaattcttggaaacaacctctccacatataatgtggaggtaaggtctgcgtaaATCTTGTCTATCCCCAACCCCATTCACTATGGGAGCCTTATGAACGGGAGTTATTAACCTTTggcaaacatgtggcccaatggtagagttataggggtgcaacctagaggtcacatgttcaatttttgaaaattctCTCTCTACAAATTATGTGGGTGTAAGGTCTGCGTATATCCAacatgtccccgaccccgcccacttCGGGAGCCTTGTCTTCCACTTGTTAAGCTCACCAAATTTTCAATCGAGAAAAGATAAGCTCACTAAAATGAAGTTCTagtaataaaattcaaatttcagaCTGCTGAAAACTCATTTCTGATAATTTGCCACATACTAAGATCCAAAAAATTGTCTTGAGGTCACTGAAACTAGTAACAAAAGTAAGCAAACTCCCGCGAATGAGGCTCTTGCACTGGTCAGAAGGTCAAGGAAGGACAGATGAACACTGCACTGCACAAGGTTCATTGAagattttgaaaactaaaaagaaggaaaaaaaagagttgtagCAAACAACACCTCTAGCAGATCCTTTTCAAGTCTTTCTTTCAACTGTTGCAGTGATGCTGTGCCACCAGCAAGCTGCATTAAAAAAAGCAATTTCTAAataaatccaaggcatcaatcaACATAACCTCAAGCAATTTATGAATCAAAATACTTGAGATAGAAATAGGAGGACCCATGTGCATGAAAAAAGAAATCATTACAGCGAGTATACAGCCAAGATTCTGTATTAGATTTCTCAACCTTAAAAGTTCTGTAATTTTacagaaaagaagaataaaaagacACATACCAGTATACTACTAAATAATTCTCTTCGAATATCCACATCGCACCTATTAATGCTCTCTATAACctggaaaaaaattgaaagaaagaaagtagcAGCATAAAGCTATACAATTGGCAAATATTCTGCACTCTACGATCTAAAAAATCAATAACAAATTATTAATCAAAAGATTATAGAACTTAATGTTACAAGTAAAGTAGTTTGGAACCAAGTTTTTGGAGTACAATAAATGAATTTAGTACCATCTGCGGCAAACCACGAACAGAAGGAGCAACCTCAGCAAAACTTTCCATACCAGGAATTGTCTGACAAGAAggaaaacatatacatataaaacatGCAGAAATTGTTTATATTAAAGCAACAGTTTGGTATTTCAGATGGAGAATTAACCTCTTAACAATTATGAATACATTACAATAACTTAGCAGATTAGGAATTGAAATTTGACAGAGACATCAATACACATATCAATTTTCAAAGACATAGAATGGTCAAAAAGTGTGTGATGgccaaaaattgtgaaaatgaaAGTGAACAATGGGTTGGAAAGTAAAGGACATAGCAACTAATGCTTGCTTGTGTATACTTCAAAGCTCTGGAAGCATCAGAATCAGAACACATTGCACATTCTACTAAACCGTCATGCAGTTCAGAGGAAAGTGCCAAAACtttctaaaattttattttctgcgGAAATTTGCTGGAACACTTTCTCCATCACTTAGAAACAAAGACTGGATACATTTTAACAACAGAGAGGGAGTAAACCTAGAAAACAGCACTAAAACCAaaggcaaaaaagaaaatgcatcaaaGCATGAGAGAGCAAGCCAACAAAACTCAAGGAGTTGAATTGAACCATGCATGTACTAACATGCAGACCATTGCTTCTTCAATGatattgtgacaatcaaacaaataaggaaaaaaaagagtatgcGAAAGAGAGGCCACACCATTTTCATGGTCTAAAGTGGTAGACAAACCTTTTTTACTGAGATTCCAGGAAAATAAAATCCACCTTGGCACTGAGATAGCCAATGtattatgcaaaaaaaaaatcatcaaccgGTTGGGTTCTAACAATGATCCACTTTAAACAAGCAAATATTGTGCCTGCGATTACAATACCTAACAAAATAAATTGAAGGTTGGCAGAGTTCCTGATGCTGGGGCTACAACGGATCCGCAACAGGAATCCGACACCAAAAAAGTTGTTGAATTACATTAGACAAACCTTAATGCACAAAGACAATAGAGGTTTCCCCAGGAGAGGACTTTCTGCATGACAATTTAGTAGAAGAATGACCACTGGTAAAACACACATGACCTTCATTCATGATGCCAAAAACTTTGCAGCATCCGAAGAACTCCCCAGAGAATTTTCATTTAAGCGAAGTCAAAATGATTACAGAAATCCTATGAACTCACCAGAGAATTTTCATCTAAGTGAAAGTCCAAATGATTACAGACTAGACAAAAATAAGGATCtaacaaatatattcatgacACTGTCCACTTCATAATTAACAAGAGTTTACCAAAAGGAAGATAGAACAGAATCAAACATATACTAACCCATGCATCTGAAAGAAACATATAATGAGAAAAGGCCGCTTAACGAGTTCAATAGGCAAGCACCTGAGCCAATGAAGGATTGAACAGGATATCGGGAATTTTGAATTTGTCAGCTCCGATTTCAATGGTCCTGTATTTTTGCCATACAAAAttgaataatgatttttttctAGTAAAGAAATAACCGTAAGTTGTACCAGATACTAAAAACTTAAAGTGAAGTATAAACAATCTATGTTAGAACTTGCAGATATAATGCGATTATCTCGCCATGTGCCAGGTGAATTCTGGAAAGATATTGGAGTGTAACATGGAGAGTATATTATAAAACTTAATTGCGAACAAAAATTTTTCTCCCCTACCAAGAGTACAAGGAACTTACTGGCCATCGGGAAGCTCATATGAGGTTGTAGGAATGTTTAAATATGCATCTTCTGTAAAATAATAACAACCATATATTAATAATAACATCATGAATACataacaaatttcaaaaatagataaatattaaaataagatAACTTAATAGATTATTTATGAGGTCAATTTCCTTGAAGCTTCAAGTAGAGTACGGAGGAAATGTTTCATGAAAGCTTAAGATAAACTAATAAGATGTAATCCGCAAAATTGAGTTGAAGACAAAATATAGAGTATACCATTAtcatcataaattcataatggGAACATGGCAGAAATCAGAATAGCATCAATCAGGTGTGATGTACTGAGTACAGACAAAATGAAAAATTCTCCTTGCCTTCATATGCTTACGTTTGATGAAACCCACTTTCATTGATTGACATTTTAAAGACTTACTATATCACATGTGCATGGCCATATACTGATCAACATTGTATGCCTAAACTTGCTTCCTTCTTTCCCATTCCAACAACCATTTCTGTTACCTTCTCGATCATAAAACCTGGTTTATGATCTAAGTAGCAAAGATACAAAGGAAAACTTCGTTTGAAGGTACATTGATACCAAATTAAAACAATCCTAGAACACAGAAATTGTGTATAACATCCATATTATGAATAGAGATACACTGTGTAGACTGATAATACTAAACAAAAGCAAGTAATATGCCAGCCAAATGCTTTAAATATGATTAGAGCAGCCAATGATCACAAGACAATATTAAAAGAAAGTTGCATGAGAAAGCGAGAAACACAAACCATTATAGGGAGTATCAGGGGTGCGACATACGCATTCCTTAATATCACTAGCAATTACTCTCTGCCCCAAAAAGACAGTCGCAAAACAAGGATTAATTCTCACTTCCACACAGAATATAGATATGATGACACAAGTATAGTGAACATAACAGACCTGGCAATAGAGCTTGTAGCTTTCTGTTGTATTTGGAAAATCAACATCTATTGTCTGTGAGATTCAGAAGAATGAGCCATCAGATCAGATAGATAGCAGCCTAAGAAGAAAGCAAAATAACGACAGCTTAAAGAAAAACAGTACAGTCAACCTCCAAATTGAGTAGTTTCACACTCCCAATTTGATCATTCCCCTTGGGAGAACAAAAGAATAATGAAATGGGATATTGGAATGGTCTTAAGAAAAGGGTCGTGATTTTCAGATtagagaaaacatgaaaagggtggcagatgaagatgaagatgaagattcgATTGTAAATGCAGAAGTCATCAGCCTAGCCTGCCTtcattttagaaaaaattaaacgaccccgtgcacaaggctcccgcagtggggaGGTTGGGAATAGACAATGATATACGTAGACCTTATCTCCACAAAATATGTGAAGCGGTTGTTCCcagaaattgaacttgtgacgtctaggttgcaccactgctactctaccactgggccacatgttcacctGTCATGCCTTCATTTTAGAAGttccaaagaaaaataaacaacacTGTTTGAATCCTACAATTTTGTTCGACccataattttattgattagAGAAAGCTGAGCAGAGGATTGCAAAGAAGGAAAAGGCAGGCGTAACCTCCAATTTCCTACCATCAAGTCACTGAAACTTGAGAAAAAATGACAATCGATTGCAAAGAGGAAATTTTCAATATTAAAAGGCATTGGTTATGGGGGTAAGGCGAACATATGACGCAGTGGTAGAGATgaaggggtgcaacctagaggtcacatgttcagtccctgaaaacagtctctccaaataTCATGTGAGTgtaaggtctgtgtacatcCTGTATGTCCGgatgtccccgaccccgcccactgctGGAGCCTaatgcacgggagttgtttgtTTAAAAGGCATTGTATCTACATTTTCTTACTTTCTCCAATTGACGcattttttgtttatgtttggAAGAAAAGCTCTCATGGTTGTTTTCCCTTTTGGCTATATCATGATACTCACTGAAACCAATTGTTTAGTTTCAGACATTTACTACTGATCATCACAACAAAGCCTTTTGATGAGGTTTCTTCATCTTCCATTTTGCGAAAAAACTTTTCAGGATCAAAGGCCATTAGCCTTTTTCCCTCCTTTTTCACTTAAATTCCAACATCCATTGCATCGGGTATCTCATCCCGACAACTACCCCCATTACTTTACATCATAAGTCATTATCACTGTAAAACGAATTGCTGGTCCAGTGCAAGAATTTCCCAAGAAATGAATTTTACATACATCTATCACAATTCACAAGATTAAGTCTTCGGATTTCCACCACTATTTCCATCAACTATCAATGCTAGTAACAgacaaaaaggaagagaagacaatattttcaattttcatatgACGTCATTATCCACACAAGCAATGGAGAGAATAAACAGTATaattgagcaagtccaaaacaACTGCCAAGGACATCTAAAAATACCTGAAACTCGCCTGGCCGTATTTCCTTTCTCTTAAAAGAGTATCTAGGTTTTATCTGCgaaaaaccaaataaattgACATTCCTAAAGAAATGACAAAAAACTTACAGGAGACTTGACAACTAATCTCTACTCCTGAACAAAAACTAAATAAATCGACCACTTACCACTAAACCTTTGCTTTCCAAGCTTTTCATCAAGCAATCAGTAAGAAATTCTCCTCCGATAGGAGAAGATGCCACTGCCTATCCAAAATAAATAATGGTTAAAAAAAGGAGGGTGCCGGCCTCTCTCAACATTTACAATTATACAAGCATTCTACATAGTAGAAACAAGGAATTAATGACAACAAAACTCTCATCGCATCATAAATTCATCACTTGGTAAGTACATAAAATCAGTGACAACTTCAAAATTCTTGGATAGATAAGATAATCTGCCAACATAATTCTTAAAAGATTAATCAAATAGTTGTTCTTTAATATTGTTTTCTTGGAGTGTTCTCAGAAATTAATATTGGCTCCAAAGTCGAAACCTTTTGACTGTACTGTGAAGTGATGCGAGAGATGGAATAGACATCAAAATGACAAAGCACATAACAGATTGGAGGAGATCAAACACACTAGGAGATTAACACAATAACACATCTATTCTCAGTTCACTGAAAcattacaaaaaaagaagaagaaaaggacatTACCATAAATCCTCTCAGAGATTTCTAACCACAATGCTTCCAAAAGGAATTATTGTATTTATTAATGAAAATAGAAGAAATTTTTTCTTATGAATGAAGAACTAGAGGGAAACATTAAAAATTATGAGAATTACCAAAAtctagggaaagaaaaaaattgcatGCTGACAAGGGTTACAGCCAATATAGGGTCAGACATAGAGCTGTACAGGCGTACAGCTAACATCACAAATAGACGAAATGCAATAACTGTCAAGTATACTGTCAATGCTAGACTGTATGAAAGTTTAGTTCACAGCATGCGCCCAAGATGCTGACAAAGATATGCAAACATGTTTACTTGGCTAGTCACATCATCCTCGTGCATGAAGGAAAAGGATTACCTTTTGAATAACATACCCATCGTGTACTGGGGCAACTGTAGTCGATCCTCCCCCACTGAAAAAGTCAGAAATTATAAATCATACGAATTATCTTCTTACTGCAAGCAAGTTATTACCGAACAAAAAGGGAATGGATGTACGAAAATCTTGCTATGTCGAATAAAAAGGAGACAGATGAACATTCAAATTTAAGTTATATGAAGAGCAATTCAAAGTTATAACAATCAAATATATCAACATGCTACAAACAGATTGTTAAATTAAGACTGATTACGCTGATTAATGAAAATACGACAACAGGAGAATAATAACTGATTAGAATTTCTTCCTAATATTCAAAAATTGAGATAAGTTTGATATTTCTGTGCCTTTAGGGAACTTAAATTAATAAGTAATAAATTgatcaaaaataacaaaaaattgcCACGGTCTTGTAACTAAAGTATACAATacaagaaatgaagaaagaaattcCAAAAAGTCATTGCAAATTTT is a genomic window of Tripterygium wilfordii isolate XIE 37 chromosome 16, ASM1340144v1, whole genome shotgun sequence containing:
- the LOC119981412 gene encoding uncharacterized protein LOC119981412 isoform X2 → MQIWSVKTVTYESLNNIVGLINGLSALLLTILPGKANILEGIHGWELRPTFRGPRLPRWMENGVSSFNQFIHELSVDSDTSSLDYSSGGDDLDEIYPASPSSQSSRASFAKRNIRCTGWIGCLFLWVLYPIKFLLGLPIRVCQLFYSGLSKGNSVSENDRPSSLGHIKRLHTLKDHVVHRTTDRRRGVVEDLHLAIEIIIETIFDVVHKAAHFVLSPLEALRILCRWLLSHNNRGTDMLDDGPYASVTTATLGEDDPVVTETKTSLRHSMNTDGRTCQDVITELGYPYEAINVITSDGYVLLLERIPRRDARKAVYLQHGVLDSSMGWVSNGVVGSPAFAAYDQGYDVFLGNFRGLVSREHVVKNISSKQYWRYSINEHGMEDIPAMIEKIHQVKTSELKISEPGLEVEVGDSQAYKLCAICHSLAGAAMLMYVITRRIEEKPHRLSRLILLSPAGFHEDSGIAFTVVEYLLLFLAPILSPFVPGFYIPTRFFRMLLNKLARDFHNYPAVGGLVQTLMGYVVGGDSSNWVGVLGLPHYNMNDMPGVSFRVAEHLAQIKHTRKFRMYDYGSEAANMEAYGSPEPLDLGENYSLIDVPVDLVAGRRDRIIRPSMVRKHYKLMKEAGVDVSFREFEYAHLDFTFSHSEELLAYVMSRLLLVDPTGKQQGSQKPVKSRKKDN
- the LOC119981412 gene encoding uncharacterized protein LOC119981412 isoform X1, whose product is MIQRLVDNILAVTKESVKTVTYESLNNIVGLINGLSALLLTILPGKANILEGIHGWELRPTFRGPRLPRWMENGVSSFNQFIHELSVDSDTSSLDYSSGGDDLDEIYPASPSSQSSRASFAKRNIRCTGWIGCLFLWVLYPIKFLLGLPIRVCQLFYSGLSKGNSVSENDRPSSLGHIKRLHTLKDHVVHRTTDRRRGVVEDLHLAIEIIIETIFDVVHKAAHFVLSPLEALRILCRWLLSHNNRGTDMLDDGPYASVTTATLGEDDPVVTETKTSLRHSMNTDGRTCQDVITELGYPYEAINVITSDGYVLLLERIPRRDARKAVYLQHGVLDSSMGWVSNGVVGSPAFAAYDQGYDVFLGNFRGLVSREHVVKNISSKQYWRYSINEHGMEDIPAMIEKIHQVKTSELKISEPGLEVEVGDSQAYKLCAICHSLAGAAMLMYVITRRIEEKPHRLSRLILLSPAGFHEDSGIAFTVVEYLLLFLAPILSPFVPGFYIPTRFFRMLLNKLARDFHNYPAVGGLVQTLMGYVVGGDSSNWVGVLGLPHYNMNDMPGVSFRVAEHLAQIKHTRKFRMYDYGSEAANMEAYGSPEPLDLGENYSLIDVPVDLVAGRRDRIIRPSMVRKHYKLMKEAGVDVSFREFEYAHLDFTFSHSEELLAYVMSRLLLVDPTGKQQGSQKPVKSRKKDN
- the LOC119981412 gene encoding lipase member M-like isoform X3 produces the protein MENGVSSFNQFIHELSVDSDTSSLDYSSGGDDLDEIYPASPSSQSSRASFAKRNIRCTGWIGCLFLWVLYPIKFLLGLPIRVCQLFYSGLSKGNSVSENDRPSSLGHIKRLHTLKDHVVHRTTDRRRGVVEDLHLAIEIIIETIFDVVHKAAHFVLSPLEALRILCRWLLSHNNRGTDMLDDGPYASVTTATLGEDDPVVTETKTSLRHSMNTDGRTCQDVITELGYPYEAINVITSDGYVLLLERIPRRDARKAVYLQHGVLDSSMGWVSNGVVGSPAFAAYDQGYDVFLGNFRGLVSREHVVKNISSKQYWRYSINEHGMEDIPAMIEKIHQVKTSELKISEPGLEVEVGDSQAYKLCAICHSLAGAAMLMYVITRRIEEKPHRLSRLILLSPAGFHEDSGIAFTVVEYLLLFLAPILSPFVPGFYIPTRFFRMLLNKLARDFHNYPAVGGLVQTLMGYVVGGDSSNWVGVLGLPHYNMNDMPGVSFRVAEHLAQIKHTRKFRMYDYGSEAANMEAYGSPEPLDLGENYSLIDVPVDLVAGRRDRIIRPSMVRKHYKLMKEAGVDVSFREFEYAHLDFTFSHSEELLAYVMSRLLLVDPTGKQQGSQKPVKSRKKDN